One window of the Salvia splendens isolate huo1 chromosome 1, SspV2, whole genome shotgun sequence genome contains the following:
- the LOC121755415 gene encoding flowering locus K homology domain-like, translating to MVEENVDEHDLGNVQETEYVQETISVPEDLCPPEDVQDDVKYPTFVEEKKWPGWPGENVFRILVPAQKVGSIIGRKGEHIKKICEETKARIKILDGPPGTTERTVIISAKEEPDLLIPPALNGLLKIHRHILDEGSDADNAPAGGTFRTRLLVAAMQAGSLIGKQGATIKSIQDDSHCNIRVIGGENLPAVALPDDSVVEIQGEPAGLEKAIEIIGTHLRKFLVDRSVIGIFEMQIQMPSAPPNQNVHASQSWGPPQSDFSMNPGGHGYGSDPSYMPPRPHQYDDYYSPADMPFDKKPRSGPHTYGRDISVGAHAANVQPQEPMIAKVTQNMQIPLAYADAVIGVNGANISYIRRSSGATIAVQETRGVPGEMTVEINGSASQVQAAHQLIQNCIADAMSSAQNPTTGGQPMQQPVQQPMQGYNPYPSPSPVYGSLTSNAAGQTGHVNVQSGDYGSMYGTSYGY from the exons ATGGTGGAGGAAAATGTGGACGAACATGACTTAGGCAATGTACAAGAGACGGAGTATGTGCAAGAGACTATTAGTGTGCCTGAGGACTTGTGTCCACCAGAAGATGTACAAGACGATGTAAAGTATCCAACTTTTGTTGAGGAAAAGAAATGGCCTGGTTGGCCTGGAGAGAATGTGTTTAGGAtactagttccagctcaaaaaGTTGGTAGTATAATTGGACGAAAAGGAGAACATATTAAGAAAATATGTGAGGAAACAAAGGCACGGATTAAGATTCTTGATGGTCCTCCCGGAACAACAGAAAGAACT GTAATAATTTCTGCAAAGGAAGAGCCAGATCTCCTGATTCCACCTGCCTTAAATGGTCTTCTGAAGATCCATAGACACATTCTTGATGAAGGTTCAGATGCAGATAATGCACCAGCTGGTGGAACATTTCGCACAAGACTTCTTGTGGCAGCTATGCAGGCTGGCagtttgattgggaagcagGGTGCCACAATAAAGTCAATTCAAGATGATTCACATTGTAACATTCGAGTAATTGGAGGAG AGAACTTGCCTGCGGTTGCCTTACCAGATGACAGCGTAGTTGAGATACAGGGGGAACCTGCAGGGTTGGAAAAGGCCATCGAAATAATTGGTACACATCTCAGAAAATTTTTAGTAGATCGAAGTGTAATTGGAATATTTGAAATGCAG ATACAAATGCCAAGTGCTCCACCGAACCAGAATGTGCATGCATCCCAATCTTGGGGACCTCCTCAATCAGATTTTTCCATGAACCCTGGTGGACATGGTTATGGGTCAGACCCTTCATATATGCCACCTCGTCCACATCAATATGATGATTACTATTCACCTGCAGACATGCCTTTTGATAAGAAGCCTCGCTCAGGCCCACATACATATGGCAGAGACATCTCAGTGGGAGCTCATGCAGCGAATGTGCAGCCCCAAGAACCAATGATTGCAAAG gtCACACAGAATATGCAGATTCCACTTGCATATGCTGATGCCGTGATCGGTGTTAATGGTGCAAATATTAGTTACATACGTCGTTCTAGTGGTGCAACTATTGCAGTACAGGAAACAAGAGGAGTACCTGGTGAGATGACTGTTGAAATAAATGGCTCAGCATCACAAGTCCAAGCAGCACACCAGTTGATACAG AATTGCATTGCTGATGCCATGAGCAGCGCCCAGAACCCGACTACTGGAGGACAACCTATGCAACAACCAGTCCAACAACCAATGCAAGGTTACAATCCATATCCCTCTCCCAGCCCAGTTTATGGTTCTTTGACGTCTAATGCTGCTGGACAAACCGGCCATGTCAATGTGCAGTCTGGAGACTATGGCTCCATGTACGGGACTAGCTACGGCTACTAG
- the LOC121755423 gene encoding fructokinase-1-like translates to MHNQAALSLKSSYALFSSSPNALQNPKSCLSPVSRRCSYYSLLKCRGIEIPAVSKLRVASLSVGAGSVEDERIKSVGVKEIDVATLGNLCVDIVLSVPELPPKPLDERKAYMDELSKSPPDKKYWEAGGNCNMAIAAARLGLNVVTVGHVGDEIYGRFLFDVLHDEGIGMVEMIEQKTVANLKDYETLLCWVLVDPLQRHGFCSRADFSAEPAFSWMSSLSIEAKMAIRRSKIVFCNGYGFDELSPSLLVSALDYAVEVGTSVFFDPGPRGKSLQTGTLEERKALEKYLRMSDVLLLTSEEAESLTGIEDPILAGQELLKEGIRTKWVIIKMGPRGSLLITPSSISCAPGFKVDVIDTVGCGDSFVAAIAFGFIHKMPLVYTLTIANAVGAATAMGCGAGRNVAALKQVMELVKGSNLKEDNRFWEDLLKAHTDAEQITLLTEVAVNGNSSHVQPVSLQKVISELIPKLECADRKQVGVC, encoded by the exons ATGCATAATCAGGCTGCATTATCCCTCAAATCGAGCtatgccctcttttcttcctccCCAAACGCCCTCCAAAACCCTAAATCCTGCCTCTCGCCGGTCAGCCGGCGTTGCAGCTACTATTCGCTGCTGAAATGCAGAGGAATCGAGATTCCGGCGGTCTCCAAGCTGCGCGTCGCTTCTCTCAGCGTCGGCGCCGGCTCGGTGGAGGATGAGAGGATTAAATCCGTTGGAGTTAAGGAAATCGACGTCGCCACGCTTGGGAATTTGTGCGTTGATATAGTTCTCAGTGTTCCTGAGCTTCCGCCGAAGCCCTTGGATGAACGCAAAGCCTATATGGATGAGTTGTCCAAGTCGCCTCCTGATAAG AAATACTGGGAAGCTGGTGGAAATTGCAATATGGCCATAGCTGCAGCTAGATTAGGACTTAATGTTGTTACAGTTGGTCATGTTGGGGATGAAATCTATGGTCGTTTCCTCTTTGATGTACTCCATGATGAAGGAATTGGTATGGTTGAAATGATCGAACAGAAAACTGTGGCAAATCTGAAAGACTATGAAACTCTTCTGTGCTGGGTTTTAGTTGACCCCCTGCAAAGGCATGGTTTTTGCAG CCGTGCAGATTTCAGTGCGGAACCTGCATTTAGTTGGATGAGCAGTCTTTCCATAGAAGCAAAGATGGCTATAAGAAGGTCAAAGATTGTTTTCTGCAATGGTTATGGATTCGACGAACTTTCGCCTAGCTTACTTGTGTCTGCTCTAGATTATGCCGTTGAAGTGGGTACATCAGTCTTTTTTGACCCTGGCCCACGAGGGAAATCTCTGCAAACTGGAACCCTAGAAGAGCGAAAGGCCCTTGAAAAGTACTTGAGGATGAGTGATGTTCTTCTATTAACTTCTGAAGAG GCTGAATCATTGACTGGGATTGAGGACCCTATATTAGCAGGTCAAGAGCTGCTCAAGGAAGGAATTCGGACAAAGTGGGTGATTATTAAAATGGGTCCAAGAGGTTCTTTATTGATCACCCCTTCAAGTATCTCCTGTGCCCCTGGATTTAAG GTTGATGTTATCGACACTGTTGGATGTGGAGACAGTTTTGTGGCCGCCATTGCATTTGGTTTTATACACAAAATGCCTCTGGTTTATACATTGACCATTGCAAATGCTGTAGGTGCTGCAACTGCTATGGGTTGCGGTGCTGGTAGAAATGTCGCTGCCCTGAAGCAGGTAATGGAACTTGTCAAAGGATCAAACCTCAAAGAAGACAACAGGTTCTGGGAGGACTTGCTAAAGGCGCACACGGATGCAGAGCAGATTACACTGCTCACAGAAGTTGCTGTAAATGGAAATAGCAGTCACGTTCAACCCGTCTCCTTGCAGAAAGTGATCTCTGAACTGATACCCAAGCTTGAATGCGCAGATCGAAAGCAGGTTGGAGTATGTTGA